From Micromonospora sp. NBC_01699, a single genomic window includes:
- a CDS encoding helix-turn-helix domain-containing protein — MVTTSAATLRRPVTVRQTFLPLWQYWPVDDDNLESVLSAVGPRLRTLRRQREITLAGLSESTGISVSTLSRLESGQRRPTLELLLPLARSYGVPIDELVGAPPTGDPRVHLRPVTFNGMTMVPLTRRAGGLQAYKMLIPAERPTTVPEPKTHEGYEWIYVLSGRLRLVLGDRDLVLTSGEAAEFDTRVPHWFASADPTPVEVLSLFGRQGERAHLRARTMP, encoded by the coding sequence ATGGTGACCACCTCCGCGGCCACTCTGCGGCGGCCCGTGACAGTTCGGCAAACATTCTTGCCGTTGTGGCAATATTGGCCGGTGGACGACGACAACCTGGAGAGCGTGCTCAGCGCGGTCGGACCCCGACTGCGTACGCTGCGCCGGCAACGGGAGATCACGCTGGCCGGCCTGTCCGAGTCGACCGGCATCTCGGTTTCCACCCTGTCCCGGCTGGAGTCCGGTCAGCGCCGGCCCACCCTGGAACTACTCCTGCCCCTGGCCCGCTCGTACGGGGTGCCGATCGACGAGCTCGTCGGGGCCCCGCCGACCGGTGACCCCCGGGTGCACCTGCGCCCGGTCACCTTCAACGGCATGACCATGGTGCCGCTGACCCGCCGGGCCGGCGGCCTTCAGGCGTACAAGATGCTCATTCCGGCCGAGCGGCCCACGACGGTGCCGGAACCCAAGACGCACGAGGGCTACGAGTGGATCTATGTCCTCAGCGGTCGTCTCCGACTGGTCCTCGGCGACCGGGACCTCGTGCTCACCTCGGGCGAGGCGGCCGAGTTCGACACCCGCGTGCCGCACTGGTTCGCCAGCGCCGACCCGACACCCGTCGAGGTGCTCAGCCTCTTCGGCCGCCAGGGTGAACGCGCGCACCTACGCGCGAGAACCATGCCCTGA
- a CDS encoding class I SAM-dependent methyltransferase, whose product MLFTREFWDERYRSADRIWSGNPNPHLVTTATDLEPASALDVGSGEGADAIWLADRGWRVTGVDISGVALTRAAERAAEAGPEIAERITWQRADLLSWAPEPARYDLVQAQFVHLPPAELEPLHRRLAAAVRPGGTLLVVGHHPSDLDTSIGRPNLPDLMFTAEHIAAVLDPADWDIVTTAPERPAVDPEGRTITIRDAVLRAHRRR is encoded by the coding sequence GTGCTGTTCACCCGCGAGTTCTGGGACGAGCGGTACCGTTCCGCCGACCGGATCTGGAGCGGCAACCCGAACCCGCACCTCGTCACCACCGCCACCGACCTGGAGCCGGCGAGCGCGTTGGACGTCGGCAGCGGCGAGGGGGCCGACGCGATCTGGCTGGCCGACCGGGGCTGGCGGGTCACCGGTGTCGACATCTCCGGGGTGGCGCTGACCCGCGCCGCCGAGCGGGCCGCCGAGGCCGGTCCCGAGATCGCCGAGCGGATCACCTGGCAGCGGGCCGACCTGCTGTCCTGGGCGCCCGAACCGGCGCGGTACGACCTGGTCCAGGCCCAGTTCGTGCACCTGCCCCCGGCGGAACTCGAACCGCTGCACCGCCGGCTGGCAGCGGCCGTACGTCCCGGCGGGACCCTGCTCGTCGTCGGTCACCACCCGTCGGACCTGGACACCTCGATCGGCCGTCCCAACCTGCCCGACCTCATGTTCACCGCCGAACACATCGCGGCGGTGCTCGACCCGGCGGACTGGGACATCGTCACCACGGCACCCGAGCGCCCGGCCGTCGACCCCGAGGGGCGGACGATCACCATCCGGGACGCCGTCCTGCGGGCGCACCGCCGACGCTGA
- a CDS encoding DUF998 domain-containing protein: protein MSQSNPTAAADPPVREPATTPPATASPGEPATASPGGAAAAGRGPTGTLLAAGVAAGPVYVLVSVAQMLTRDGFDPTRHAWSLLANGGAGWIQATNLIVTGLLVVAGAVGLRRTLDPGRASTWAPRLLGVYGLGLVGGGIFRADPAQGFPPGTPEQGTGTSWHGLLHFGLGGVGFVALVAACLVLARRFAADGRPGWAIFSRLTGAVFLAGFVAVATGAGSAWATLSFTASIVLAWAWLSLMSAYHRAPVSASRQAPMAASRPGSSR, encoded by the coding sequence ATGTCCCAGTCGAACCCGACCGCCGCGGCCGACCCACCGGTCCGCGAACCGGCCACCACACCGCCGGCCACCGCATCGCCGGGCGAACCGGCCACCGCATCGCCGGGTGGGGCGGCCGCCGCTGGGCGTGGGCCGACCGGCACGTTGCTGGCCGCCGGGGTCGCCGCCGGCCCGGTGTACGTCCTGGTGTCGGTGGCCCAGATGCTGACCCGGGACGGCTTCGACCCGACCCGGCACGCCTGGAGCCTGCTCGCCAACGGCGGGGCGGGATGGATCCAGGCCACCAACCTGATCGTGACCGGCCTGCTGGTCGTCGCCGGGGCGGTCGGGCTGCGGCGTACGCTCGATCCCGGCCGGGCGAGCACCTGGGCACCCCGGCTGCTCGGTGTCTACGGGCTGGGTCTGGTCGGCGGCGGGATCTTCCGGGCCGACCCGGCGCAGGGCTTCCCACCGGGCACACCCGAGCAGGGGACCGGCACCAGTTGGCACGGGTTGCTCCACTTCGGCCTGGGCGGTGTCGGCTTCGTCGCCCTGGTCGCGGCGTGTCTCGTGCTGGCCCGCCGGTTCGCCGCCGACGGCCGGCCGGGGTGGGCGATATTCTCGCGCCTGACCGGGGCCGTGTTCCTCGCCGGCTTCGTCGCCGTGGCCACCGGTGCCGGCAGTGCCTGGGCGACGCTGTCGTTCACCGCGTCGATCGTGCTGGCCTGGGCCTGGCTCTCGTTGATGTCGGCGTACCACCGGGCACCGGTGTCGGCGTCCCGTCAGGCGCCGATGGCGGCGTCCCGTCCCGGCAGCTCCCGCTGA
- a CDS encoding serine hydrolase codes for MNQNRTRTGRNRRRTPIVMLVGLLCGRLAVLAVTTMMVLVGMPAPAHAGRPDTGPVDGRDPAPAQDVDPAPAQHVDPALPRVELAWLATENAIFAVDAAERIVRYRGCDGDSGRVLDRDMVVTDGVATGRVTVGSTTYVYRVPMRGRTHGAVEIHRPDLEPVVLTGEVVTNPQPPVDRERGAKLLPLTERLREIVAASPNPTGVAVRDLSGRYGDQQVEVNGTFRPKAASVIKLWVLAELLREVDCGWQSLSDGVLVRPQDVVGGTGELQHETFPQVVTLYRLARYMIIYSDNTATNVLINQLNGFVRVNALIDTMLLKQTALNRKMLDTAAAARGEENYLTADDVVSLLGAVWDGNLLSPVSRALMISFMLEQTINTKIPAALPPGVPVAHKTGELPDASHDVGYLLIPHSEVAVAFVTSGPEATGAETVRQLARAVYDYLVPTAVTGLGPAPTTEK; via the coding sequence GTGAACCAGAACCGAACGCGGACCGGCCGGAACCGACGACGTACCCCCATCGTGATGCTCGTCGGCCTGCTCTGCGGTCGGCTGGCCGTGCTCGCGGTGACCACCATGATGGTGCTCGTCGGGATGCCGGCACCCGCGCACGCCGGCCGCCCCGACACCGGGCCCGTCGACGGTCGTGACCCGGCGCCGGCCCAGGATGTCGACCCGGCGCCGGCCCAGCATGTCGACCCGGCGCTGCCGAGGGTCGAGTTGGCCTGGCTCGCCACCGAGAACGCCATCTTCGCGGTCGACGCGGCCGAACGCATCGTCCGGTACCGGGGCTGCGACGGCGACTCCGGTCGGGTACTGGACCGGGACATGGTGGTGACCGACGGGGTCGCCACCGGGCGGGTGACGGTCGGCAGCACCACGTACGTCTACCGGGTGCCGATGCGCGGGCGTACGCACGGGGCGGTCGAGATCCACCGCCCCGACCTGGAGCCCGTGGTGTTGACCGGTGAGGTGGTGACCAATCCGCAGCCGCCGGTCGACCGGGAGCGGGGTGCGAAGCTGTTACCGCTGACCGAGCGGTTGCGGGAGATCGTCGCCGCCTCGCCCAACCCGACCGGTGTCGCCGTCCGCGACCTGTCCGGCCGGTACGGCGACCAGCAGGTCGAGGTGAACGGGACGTTCCGCCCCAAGGCGGCGAGCGTCATCAAGCTGTGGGTCCTCGCCGAATTGCTGCGTGAGGTCGACTGCGGCTGGCAGTCGTTGTCCGACGGGGTGCTGGTCCGGCCGCAGGATGTGGTCGGTGGCACCGGTGAGTTGCAGCACGAGACGTTCCCGCAGGTGGTGACGTTGTACCGGCTCGCCCGATACATGATCATCTACAGCGACAACACGGCGACGAACGTACTGATCAACCAGCTCAACGGGTTCGTCCGGGTGAATGCGCTGATCGACACGATGCTGCTGAAGCAGACCGCGCTGAACCGGAAGATGCTCGACACCGCCGCCGCCGCGCGGGGCGAGGAGAACTACCTCACCGCCGACGACGTGGTGTCCCTGCTCGGCGCGGTCTGGGACGGCAACCTCCTCTCGCCGGTGTCCCGAGCGCTGATGATCTCGTTCATGCTGGAGCAGACGATCAACACGAAGATCCCGGCCGCGTTGCCGCCGGGCGTACCGGTGGCGCACAAGACCGGCGAGCTGCCGGACGCCTCGCACGACGTCGGCTACCTGCTGATCCCGCACTCGGAGGTCGCGGTCGCCTTCGTCACCTCCGGCCCGGAGGCCACCGGCGCCGAGACCGTACGCCAACTGGCCCGAGCCGTGTACGACTACCTCGTCCCCACCGCCGTAACCGGCCTCGGCCCCGCCCCGACCACCGAGAAGTAG
- a CDS encoding RNA polymerase sigma factor — protein MTATDPAPDDDPGRAARRAVEAVWRIESARLIARIARLVRDVGLAEEIAQDTLVAALVRWPASGVPDDPGSWLLAAARHRAVDLLRRRQRYATKLRLLGRDVEIRQEYAEADLDDALDDHIGDDLLRLIFTAAHPVLPVPARVALTLRMVGGLTTGEIARAFLVPEATVAQRIVRAKRALAAASVRFELPTPAELVDRLASVLEIIYLIFNEGYAATGGPDWSRPELCREALRLGRTLAGLLPDEPEVHGLAALMELQASRLGARTDPDGQPVLLPDQDRGRWDRLLIRRGLAALDRAETLGGGLYTLQAAIAACHARAARAEQTDWPRIAALYEVLAHLQPSPVILLNRAVAVGLADDPVRGLALADALADVRALRDYPQLPAVRGELLARLGRADEARAQFVRAAELTRNAGERTLFHRRADDLRRPPVPPG, from the coding sequence GTGACGGCCACCGATCCAGCACCGGACGACGATCCCGGACGGGCCGCCCGACGCGCGGTGGAGGCGGTCTGGCGGATCGAGTCCGCCCGGTTGATCGCCCGGATCGCCCGGCTGGTCCGCGACGTCGGGCTGGCCGAGGAGATCGCCCAGGACACCCTGGTCGCCGCGCTGGTGCGGTGGCCGGCGAGCGGCGTACCCGATGATCCCGGGTCGTGGCTGCTGGCGGCCGCGCGACATCGCGCGGTCGACCTGCTGCGCCGCCGGCAGCGGTACGCGACCAAGCTGCGCCTGCTCGGCCGCGACGTCGAGATCCGACAGGAGTACGCCGAGGCGGACCTCGACGACGCCCTGGACGACCACATCGGCGACGACCTGCTCCGGCTGATCTTCACCGCCGCGCATCCGGTCCTGCCGGTGCCGGCGCGGGTGGCGCTGACCCTGCGGATGGTGGGCGGCCTGACCACGGGCGAGATCGCGCGGGCCTTCCTTGTTCCGGAGGCGACCGTGGCCCAGCGCATCGTCCGGGCCAAACGCGCGCTCGCCGCCGCTTCGGTCCGGTTCGAACTGCCCACCCCGGCGGAACTGGTCGACCGGCTCGCCTCGGTGCTGGAGATCATCTACCTGATCTTCAACGAGGGGTACGCCGCGACCGGCGGCCCGGACTGGTCCCGGCCCGAGCTGTGCCGCGAGGCGCTGCGGCTCGGTCGTACGCTGGCCGGTCTGCTGCCCGACGAACCCGAGGTGCACGGCCTGGCCGCCCTGATGGAGCTGCAAGCCTCCCGGCTCGGTGCCCGGACCGACCCGGACGGTCAGCCGGTGCTCCTGCCCGACCAGGACCGGGGCCGCTGGGACCGGCTGCTGATCCGCCGTGGGCTGGCCGCCCTCGACCGCGCCGAGACCCTCGGCGGTGGCCTCTACACCTTGCAGGCCGCGATCGCCGCCTGCCATGCCCGTGCCGCCCGCGCGGAGCAGACCGACTGGCCCCGGATCGCGGCCCTCTACGAGGTGCTCGCCCACCTCCAGCCGTCCCCGGTGATCCTGCTGAACCGGGCCGTCGCGGTCGGCCTGGCCGACGACCCCGTACGCGGACTCGCGCTCGCCGACGCCCTGGCCGACGTACGGGCCCTGCGCGACTACCCACAGCTCCCGGCCGTACGCGGGGAACTGCTGGCCCGGCTCGGACGGGCGGACGAGGCGCGGGCGCAGTTCGTCCGGGCCGCCGAACTCACCCGTAACGCCGGAGAGCGGACCCTGTTCCACCGCCGCGCGGACGACCTGCGCCGACCACCGGTACCGCCCGGCTAG
- a CDS encoding SagB/ThcOx family dehydrogenase: MELRRARSLVAYWVNGEMVLDDYLDRTSENGEKNGVAVDGTALDILSQFDDWTDPEQVSARFDGYDPASVLEAVTDLTEAGLLRTRQEAEEEDRVLDRWEPWGQSARFFHFDTKDTAYISTEGASADPEIAANRAAVFGAIRASGPAPEMFSRNADAERIMLTRSFLPLDRDFGDVLMSRRTHRYFTEDAVPLRSFSTVLHHTFAPMHFFDAGVLGMLMLRTSPSGGARHESECYVAVRNVESIPPGLYRYSPSDHSLEVVSYDFDTVQLGRISFDQKMITTAGFVCFLTINLQRAMFKYRSARMLRTVLLDTGHLAQTFALCVTAVGLGPCQTDAFRDSELEAALGIDGADETAVYVLAAGVPARRTDGLPVADAPDEVGRRTLSEPVPPTPAA; encoded by the coding sequence ATGGAACTGAGGCGGGCGCGTTCCCTGGTGGCGTACTGGGTAAACGGCGAGATGGTGCTCGACGACTACCTGGACCGAACGTCGGAGAACGGCGAGAAGAACGGCGTCGCGGTCGACGGGACCGCCCTGGACATCCTCAGCCAGTTTGACGACTGGACGGATCCGGAGCAGGTCAGCGCCCGCTTCGACGGCTACGACCCGGCCTCGGTGCTGGAAGCGGTCACCGACCTGACCGAGGCCGGACTGCTTCGCACCCGGCAGGAGGCCGAGGAGGAGGACCGGGTCCTCGATCGGTGGGAGCCGTGGGGTCAGTCCGCCCGGTTCTTCCACTTTGACACCAAGGATACGGCGTACATCAGCACCGAGGGCGCGAGCGCCGACCCCGAGATCGCCGCCAACCGCGCCGCGGTGTTCGGCGCGATCAGGGCCAGCGGACCCGCTCCGGAGATGTTCAGCCGCAACGCCGACGCGGAACGGATCATGCTCACCCGGTCGTTCCTGCCGTTGGACCGGGACTTCGGCGACGTACTCATGTCGCGGCGTACGCACCGCTATTTCACCGAGGACGCCGTACCGCTGCGCAGCTTCTCCACGGTGCTGCACCATACGTTCGCGCCGATGCACTTCTTCGACGCCGGTGTGCTCGGCATGCTGATGCTGCGGACCAGTCCGTCCGGCGGCGCCCGGCACGAGAGCGAATGTTACGTCGCGGTCCGCAATGTCGAGTCGATACCGCCGGGCCTCTACCGTTACTCGCCGTCGGACCATAGCCTGGAGGTCGTCTCGTACGACTTCGACACGGTGCAACTCGGACGCATCAGCTTCGACCAGAAAATGATTACGACCGCTGGCTTTGTTTGTTTCCTGACCATTAACCTGCAACGGGCCATGTTCAAGTACCGCAGTGCCCGGATGCTCCGTACGGTCCTGCTCGACACCGGCCATCTCGCCCAGACATTTGCACTCTGCGTGACGGCGGTGGGTCTCGGACCATGCCAGACCGACGCCTTCCGCGACTCCGAGCTGGAGGCTGCCCTCGGGATCGACGGCGCCGACGAGACCGCCGTCTACGTCCTGGCGGCAGGTGTGCCGGCCCGACGCACGGACGGGCTTCCGGTCGCTGACGCCCCGGACGAGGTCGGTCGCCGTACCCTGTCGGAACCTGTCCCACCGACACCAGCCGCATAG
- a CDS encoding MFS transporter: MTSQAAGTPVQHPLPDDAALRRIQRRVVGSMLLVQAVFALVFAMTGPIVSLIAEDMTGSTREAGFAQALILCGGVLFSLPLAALSTKRGRRAGISTGYLTGAGGAALVVVSASVASYPLLLVGAVGVGAALSAGFQARFAVTDLADNDRIGRSMGILSWSSIAGSVVGPPLAGGVEQLGAGRLAEFTAPFAAVAVGLAVAGLLVLVTLRPDPLLLARSMGREQVRERPNTRVALTASLRSPLIRQGIAVVVTVHTAMIALMNMAPIHLSHGAATLTSIGLVIGVHTASMYLPGPLVGYLSDRIGPYPLLVTSLGVMAMAAVVLAMSPEGHTVLVGLGLALLGAGWSAGYLAGSVLVTSAAQGQLRTMAQGAADFLVQLAAALGALLAGVIAAALGYDGLAIAWFVVIVALLIRIVTRRPAVPPAETADGTAPAKEPSGHGSRA; this comes from the coding sequence GTGACCAGCCAGGCCGCCGGCACCCCGGTCCAGCACCCCCTGCCTGACGACGCGGCGCTACGCCGCATCCAACGTCGCGTCGTCGGGTCGATGCTGCTGGTACAGGCGGTTTTCGCCCTGGTCTTCGCGATGACCGGGCCGATCGTCTCGCTGATCGCCGAGGACATGACCGGGTCGACCCGGGAGGCCGGCTTCGCACAGGCCCTGATCCTCTGCGGTGGGGTGCTGTTCAGCCTGCCGCTGGCCGCGCTGTCGACGAAACGGGGCCGCCGCGCCGGGATCTCCACCGGCTACCTGACCGGTGCGGGCGGCGCCGCGCTGGTGGTGGTCAGCGCGTCGGTGGCGAGCTATCCGCTGCTGCTCGTCGGCGCGGTCGGTGTCGGCGCGGCGCTCTCGGCCGGATTCCAGGCCCGGTTCGCCGTGACCGACCTCGCCGACAACGACCGGATCGGCCGGTCGATGGGCATCCTGTCGTGGAGTTCGATCGCCGGGTCCGTGGTCGGCCCGCCGCTGGCCGGTGGGGTCGAACAGCTCGGTGCCGGACGGCTCGCGGAGTTCACCGCGCCGTTCGCGGCGGTGGCCGTGGGCCTCGCCGTGGCCGGTCTGCTGGTACTGGTGACGCTGCGCCCCGATCCGTTGCTGCTGGCCCGCTCGATGGGCCGCGAGCAGGTACGCGAGCGCCCGAACACCCGGGTTGCGCTGACGGCGAGCCTGCGCAGTCCGCTGATCCGGCAGGGCATCGCCGTGGTGGTGACCGTCCACACCGCCATGATCGCGCTGATGAACATGGCGCCGATCCACCTGAGCCACGGCGCCGCCACACTCACCTCCATCGGCCTCGTGATCGGCGTCCACACCGCATCGATGTACCTGCCCGGTCCCCTGGTGGGCTACCTGTCCGACCGGATCGGACCGTACCCGCTGCTGGTGACGAGTCTCGGCGTGATGGCCATGGCCGCGGTGGTGCTCGCCATGTCGCCCGAGGGCCACACCGTCCTGGTCGGCCTCGGGCTGGCGCTGCTCGGCGCCGGCTGGTCCGCCGGATACCTTGCCGGCTCCGTACTGGTCACCTCCGCCGCCCAGGGGCAGCTCCGGACGATGGCGCAGGGTGCCGCCGACTTCCTCGTCCAACTCGCCGCCGCGCTGGGTGCCCTGCTCGCCGGGGTGATCGCCGCCGCCCTGGGTTACGACGGCCTGGCGATCGCCTGGTTCGTGGTGATCGTCGCGCTGCTGATCCGGATCGTGACGCGACGTCCGGCGGTGCCGCCCGCCGAGACGGCGGATGGCACGGCTCCGGCGAAGGAGCCGTCAGGGCATGGTTCTCGCGCGTAG
- a CDS encoding AAA family ATPase produces the protein MPDPTPGVIVVTGVMAAGMSTVAHRLAVRLPRAAHVRGDVFRRMVVSNPGEPTPDRTTEATARLWLRYRLTTTVADTYAEAGFAPVVQDVVLGPELAEYVDLLATRPRHLVVLAPRPEVVHACESAGGGRGHGDRAVEMLDQALRRDTPRLGLWLDNSDQTPDETVEEILAKLSDARLPD, from the coding sequence ATGCCCGACCCGACCCCCGGCGTCATCGTCGTCACCGGGGTGATGGCCGCCGGCATGTCGACCGTGGCGCACCGCCTGGCGGTACGGCTCCCCCGCGCGGCCCACGTCCGTGGCGACGTGTTCCGGCGGATGGTGGTCTCCAACCCCGGGGAACCGACGCCGGATCGGACCACCGAGGCGACCGCGCGGCTCTGGTTGCGCTACCGGCTCACCACCACCGTCGCCGACACGTACGCCGAGGCGGGCTTTGCCCCGGTGGTGCAGGACGTCGTCCTCGGTCCCGAACTGGCCGAGTACGTCGACCTGCTGGCCACCCGCCCCCGACATCTCGTCGTCCTCGCGCCGAGGCCGGAGGTGGTGCACGCCTGCGAGAGCGCCGGGGGCGGACGCGGCCACGGCGACCGGGCCGTCGAGATGCTGGACCAGGCCCTGCGTCGGGACACGCCACGGCTCGGCCTGTGGCTGGACAACTCCGACCAGACACCGGACGAGACCGTCGAGGAGATCCTGGCCAAGCTCTCCGACGCCCGCCTCCCCGACTAA
- a CDS encoding ATP-binding protein has product MMSTAASMINRRRVLAAAALVVAVLVLVGQWYRPAPGGPTAMTAVIAASFTGLGGLVLAGVPGHRVGRLMLAAGLTAAVAVLALSWLSWLPLAWLVQWLWWPPYGLIFLSLLFFPDGRLPGPRWRAVAAVIVASTVVTAGALAVAALDDPRNLLLSAEPAATERARLLVRIALLSIAVALFAMVAVLVSLVQRWRRSVGEVRQQLACLLAAGVLFLLGLVLDGINLAGAWVLMVIAIPAAMTLAVLRYRLYGLEQVINRTLVWLVMSLLVIAGFVATVALLRDILLRGDTSNASLVATGLIAATFEPLRHRVQRGVNRLLYGDRDDPYAVLARLGDLLERTVRPEAVLPLLTGTIARSLQVPYVAVEVDGGDGPRLHAEHGRATTSVEMFDMFTHGERVGRLIVAHRRSGSRFTPVERRLLSDVALHASVATATARLIRDLRESRERLVMAREEERRRLRRDLHDGLGPTFAGMSMQVRAARKLAGDQERLGRVLDGLAEDLRICTGEVRQLVDQLRPAALDRGLESALRVECERFDGPQLAVWLGVEQDLRGLPAAVEVAAYRVVSEALTNVARHAGASRCEVSVRRDRQLVVEVVDDGIGFAGPRPGGVGVESMRERAAELGGDCEITEVSPHGTRVLIRLPCPESAPTEAGTVAVQQVGSDEVVRPRPGGDAAGAEPVVRSLGE; this is encoded by the coding sequence ATGATGTCGACCGCAGCGTCCATGATCAACCGTCGTCGCGTGCTCGCCGCCGCGGCGCTGGTGGTCGCCGTACTCGTGCTGGTGGGGCAGTGGTACCGGCCGGCTCCGGGCGGCCCGACCGCGATGACCGCGGTGATCGCCGCGTCGTTCACCGGGTTGGGCGGGCTGGTGCTGGCCGGCGTACCCGGTCACCGGGTCGGGCGGCTGATGCTCGCGGCCGGCCTCACCGCCGCCGTCGCGGTGCTGGCGCTGAGCTGGCTGTCCTGGTTGCCACTGGCCTGGTTGGTCCAGTGGCTGTGGTGGCCGCCGTACGGCCTGATCTTCCTATCCCTGCTGTTCTTCCCGGACGGGAGGCTGCCCGGCCCGCGCTGGCGGGCGGTCGCGGCGGTGATCGTGGCGTCCACCGTGGTCACCGCCGGCGCGCTGGCCGTCGCCGCCCTCGACGACCCCCGCAACCTGCTCCTCTCCGCCGAACCGGCGGCGACCGAGCGGGCCCGGCTGCTGGTACGGATCGCCCTGCTGTCGATCGCCGTGGCCCTGTTCGCGATGGTGGCGGTGCTGGTGTCGCTCGTGCAGCGGTGGCGCCGGTCGGTCGGCGAGGTACGCCAGCAACTCGCCTGCCTGCTCGCCGCCGGGGTGCTGTTCCTGCTCGGGCTGGTGCTCGACGGGATCAACCTGGCCGGCGCCTGGGTGCTGATGGTGATCGCCATCCCGGCCGCGATGACGCTCGCCGTGCTGCGCTACCGCCTCTACGGCCTGGAGCAGGTGATCAACCGTACGCTGGTGTGGCTGGTGATGAGCCTGCTGGTGATCGCGGGTTTCGTGGCCACCGTCGCGCTGCTGCGGGACATCCTGCTGCGCGGTGACACCTCCAACGCCTCGCTGGTCGCGACCGGGCTGATCGCGGCGACCTTCGAACCGTTGCGGCACCGGGTGCAGCGCGGGGTGAACCGGCTGCTCTACGGCGACCGGGACGACCCGTACGCGGTGCTGGCCCGGCTCGGCGACCTGCTGGAGCGGACCGTGCGGCCGGAGGCGGTGCTGCCGTTGCTGACCGGCACCATCGCGCGTTCGTTGCAGGTGCCGTACGTGGCGGTCGAGGTCGACGGTGGCGACGGGCCGAGGCTGCACGCGGAACACGGCCGGGCCACCACCTCGGTCGAGATGTTCGACATGTTCACCCACGGCGAGCGGGTCGGGCGGCTGATCGTGGCCCACCGCCGGTCGGGGAGCCGGTTCACCCCGGTCGAACGGCGGCTGCTCAGCGACGTGGCGCTGCACGCCTCGGTCGCCACCGCGACCGCCCGGCTGATCCGCGACCTGCGCGAGTCGCGGGAACGGTTGGTGATGGCCCGCGAGGAGGAGCGTCGGCGGCTGCGCCGGGACCTGCACGACGGGCTCGGCCCGACCTTTGCCGGCATGTCGATGCAGGTACGCGCGGCCCGGAAGCTGGCCGGCGACCAGGAGCGGCTCGGCCGGGTGCTCGACGGACTCGCCGAGGACCTGCGGATCTGCACCGGCGAGGTGCGGCAACTGGTCGACCAGTTGCGTCCGGCGGCGCTGGACCGGGGGCTGGAGTCGGCACTGCGGGTGGAGTGCGAGCGCTTCGACGGTCCACAGTTGGCGGTCTGGCTCGGCGTCGAGCAGGACCTGCGCGGGCTGCCCGCGGCGGTGGAGGTGGCGGCGTACCGGGTGGTGTCGGAGGCGCTGACGAACGTGGCCCGGCACGCCGGGGCGAGCAGGTGCGAGGTGTCCGTACGCCGGGACCGCCAACTGGTGGTCGAGGTGGTGGACGACGGCATCGGGTTCGCCGGTCCCCGGCCGGGCGGGGTTGGGGTGGAGTCGATGCGCGAACGCGCCGCCGAACTGGGTGGGGACTGCGAGATCACCGAGGTGTCGCCGCACGGCACCCGGGTCCTGATCCGGTTGCCCTGCCCCGAATCCGCACCCACCGAGGCCGGTACGGTTGCCGTACAGCAGGTCGGTTCCGACGAGGTGGTGCGGCCCCGCCCCGGCGGCGATGCCGCCGGGGCGGAACCGGTCGTCCGGTCGCTGGGCGAGTGA
- a CDS encoding YciI family protein translates to MRYLALLRAKQPGTPVPPELMAAIAKLGDEATNSGSLLDTGGLAPSAAGARVTVTGGDLTVTDGPFAEAKEVISYALYEVRAREEVVEWTSRFMRAHRDLWPGWEGDADILKVYGPEDFAPPA, encoded by the coding sequence ATGCGATACCTGGCACTGTTGCGGGCCAAGCAACCGGGCACGCCCGTACCACCCGAGTTGATGGCCGCGATCGCCAAGCTCGGCGACGAGGCGACCAACTCCGGCAGCCTGCTCGACACCGGCGGCCTGGCCCCGAGCGCGGCCGGCGCCCGGGTCACCGTCACCGGCGGGGACCTGACCGTGACCGACGGCCCGTTCGCCGAGGCGAAGGAGGTCATCAGCTACGCGCTCTACGAGGTGCGGGCAAGGGAGGAGGTGGTCGAGTGGACGTCCAGGTTCATGCGGGCGCACCGGGACCTCTGGCCGGGCTGGGAGGGCGACGCCGACATCCTGAAGGTGTACGGACCCGAGGACTTCGCGCCCCCGGCGTGA